A stretch of Henckelia pumila isolate YLH828 chromosome 4, ASM3356847v2, whole genome shotgun sequence DNA encodes these proteins:
- the LOC140867441 gene encoding uncharacterized protein produces MVMKGLCVSNYFAFSYGWKRDSCPPQSLFKWDFGKNRSQKADPKYYDEIELPFPTSLVSKTFLKGKELKCCYKATIDGFSATEFHNKCDFKGPCVIIAYTDRSFKFGGFNPEGYRSTDDYYDTFDAFLFYWFDDQLFVLPKVGGSGAALFDYARGGPQFGADGLLIGPPLAPVMGGFAGPDTNSGVGDLRQAKSRLGLSYAKRPDGKNSLFGDESKATIEEVVVFCSPQIASLY; encoded by the exons ATGGTCATGAAAGGTCTTTGTGTGTCAAATTattttgcattttcatatggTTGGAAGAGAGATTCATGCCCCCCACAGAGCTTGTTCAAATGGGATTTTGGCAAAAACAGAAGCCAAAAAGCTGACCCAAAATACTACGATGAAATCGAACTTCCTTTCCCAACTTCACTTGTCTCCAAAACATTCTTGAAAG GCAAGGAACTAAAATGTTGCTACAAGGCCACGATCGATGGATTCAGTGCCACTGAATTTCACAACAAATGTGACTTCAAAGGACCTTGTGTCATCATTGCCTACACGGACAGATCCTTCAAATTTGGAGGATTCAACCCCGAAGGCTACAGAAGCACGGATGACTACTACGACACATTCGACGCCTTTCTCTTTTACTGGTTCGACGACCAGCTGTTTGTTTTGCCTAAAGTTGGTGGTAGTGGTGCAGCCCTGTTCGATTATGCTCGAGGCGGCCCGCAGTTCGGTGCGGATGGGTTGCTCATCGGGCCGCCTCTAGCACCTGTGATGGGCGGGTTTGCCGGGCCGGACACGAATTCGGGGGTCGGGGACTTGAGGCAGGCTAAGTCTAGGTTGGGGCTGTCTTATGCTAAGAGGCCTGATGGGAAGAACTCGTTGTTTGGTGATGAGTCTAAGGCAACAATTGAGGAAGTGGTGGTGTTTTGTAGTCCTCAGATTGCTAGTTTGTATTAA